A region of the Variovorax sp. 54 genome:
GGCCGCGCCGCTCGCCTTGTTGTCGAGCACGGCATAGCGGAAGTCGGTGACGAAGTGACCCGCGCCGCAGGCCGCGGGCGAGTTGTCGCCGGCCTTGGTCCACCAGGTGTCGGGCAACACCAATGCCGAGAGGCTGGTCTTGTCGATGTCGCGGCTGTCGCCGCAGGCTTCGCCCGCGCACTCGAACACCGTCTCGAAGCCCGCGCCCTTCTGCTCCTGCTGGTAGTTGCGCAGCACCTCCAGCGCGCTGCGGTCGGGGGGCGTGATGTATTGCAAGGCGGTGCGCTGGCCCGCGCGGTCGAGGGAGCGCGCGGCGGTCACCTTTTCGTCCTTGTAGACGGCCTTGCCTGCCGGCAGCTTGACTTCGTCGTAGCCGACATCGTCGCGGTACACGAGCACCGAGCCCGCGAAGCGCTTGAGCCCCGCCGGATCGCTCAGCCCTTTCAGGTCCTGCCGAGGCACTTGCGTGTCCGCGGCCTGCGCCACGGGCGCGAGGGGAACGAGCGCGCCGAACAGCGCGGCGGCAAGAAAGACACGGTGTGCGGCGTGCATGGCGCTCCCTGGCGTCGAGTGAGAATGGCCGCCACGATAACGCCGCGCCGACAGGCCATCGAAGGCCGATTTCAGGCCCCCTAAGGCCTGAAACGACCGCCACGCCTGCGGCTTCAGCTACGCATTCAATAGCAACTTGTTCTTTGGATATACGCCCTATGCCGAGTCTCGCCCCCCCAGAATTCCTGCCGCTCGACGGCGTGCGCGTGCTGAGCCTCGCGCTCAACCTGCCCGGCCCCGCCGCCCTGCTGCGCTGCCGCGCGATGGGCGCGACCTGCCTCAAGCTGGAACCGCCCGGCGGCGATCCGATGGGGCTGTACAACCGGCCCGCCTACACCGCGCTGCACGAGGGCGTCGAG
Encoded here:
- a CDS encoding OmpA family protein yields the protein MHAAHRVFLAAALFGALVPLAPVAQAADTQVPRQDLKGLSDPAGLKRFAGSVLVYRDDVGYDEVKLPAGKAVYKDEKVTAARSLDRAGQRTALQYITPPDRSALEVLRNYQQEQKGAGFETVFECAGEACGDSRDIDKTSLSALVLPDTWWTKAGDNSPAACGAGHFVTDFRYAVLDNKASGAAIALMVWKPGDVSVYCEEKEFKKRISVLVVKVEPKAREQKMETLSASELGKSLDANGKVAVYGILFDTGKADIKPESKASLDQIGALLKQQAALKLHVVGHTDNAGALAANLDLSKRRADAVSAALARDRGIARERLTANGVASLAPVASNASEAGKAKNRRVELVLQ